One Leptospira meyeri genomic region harbors:
- a CDS encoding SMP-30/gluconolactonase/LRE family protein, with the protein MKYSLTNLLVFSFFVSCRTFAPVAYEPPAKPESVGIYAPNTELQKSILLAIGKVKGLESLEVDADGNIYGGDKDGRIIRITLKGEIKPIAYTEGRPLGIQFDNQGNLIIADAYRGLLSLDKSGKITVLVSEYKGKPFKFTDDLDIAKDGKIYFSDASIYEQKEYLYDLLEARPYGRVFVYDPKTKETLLLADELYFANGIALSKTEDFLLVNETYRYRVTKLWLKGPKKGTKETVIENLPGFPDNITRNENGEFWVALFTVRNDRMDNMHPSPVVKRMISFLPKFLWPKPEPFGYAMKIDGNGKVLMTLQDPGGEHLKEVTSVLEKKRQLYIGSLYNDRVGIYVLP; encoded by the coding sequence ATGAAATACTCACTCACAAATCTACTTGTTTTCTCATTTTTTGTTTCTTGTAGAACATTTGCTCCGGTCGCTTATGAACCTCCCGCCAAACCAGAGTCAGTTGGGATATACGCGCCAAATACAGAATTACAAAAGTCCATATTACTTGCCATTGGAAAGGTAAAGGGTTTGGAATCTTTGGAAGTGGATGCAGATGGAAATATATATGGGGGAGACAAAGATGGTCGAATCATCCGAATCACTCTGAAGGGAGAAATAAAACCCATCGCCTATACAGAAGGGAGACCGCTTGGGATTCAGTTTGATAATCAAGGGAACCTTATTATCGCAGATGCTTACAGAGGTTTACTTTCTTTAGATAAATCTGGAAAAATAACAGTTCTAGTTTCGGAATACAAAGGAAAACCTTTTAAATTCACTGATGATTTAGATATAGCAAAAGATGGAAAAATCTATTTTTCTGATGCATCAATCTATGAACAAAAAGAATATCTTTATGATCTTTTAGAAGCAAGACCTTACGGGAGAGTTTTTGTTTATGATCCCAAAACCAAAGAAACGTTGTTACTTGCGGACGAATTGTACTTTGCTAATGGGATTGCTTTGTCTAAAACGGAAGACTTTCTTCTAGTAAATGAAACTTATCGATATAGAGTCACAAAACTTTGGTTAAAAGGACCAAAAAAAGGAACTAAAGAAACAGTGATCGAAAATCTGCCAGGATTTCCGGACAATATCACAAGAAATGAAAATGGTGAATTTTGGGTGGCATTGTTTACTGTAAGAAATGACCGAATGGACAATATGCACCCATCCCCAGTCGTCAAAAGAATGATTTCTTTTCTTCCAAAATTCCTTTGGCCTAAACCAGAACCTTTTGGATATGCAATGAAAATTGATGGGAATGGAAAGGTGCTGATGACTTTACAAGATCCCGGTGGTGAACACCTAAAAGAAGTCACAAGTGTTTTAGAAAAGAAACGACAGTTGTATATTGGAAGTCTCTACAACGATCGTGTTGGGATTTACGTTCTGCCTTAA
- a CDS encoding acetyltransferase translates to MGLIIAYILFLLNLLSIIPTMYPLYIWKLVTTGSLRRFGDRLLLKVGEAWIENNYRISRMLYGVQFEVIGEGYKNLKQDGSYMIICNHQSWSDIYIIQSVLNRKIPLIRFFIKDSLKYVPILGHAWLALDFPFVKRSSREQLKKNPELATKDLENVKKVCEKFAGMPFSILNFLEGHRRTPERVQKLLKKNPYKNLLRPHSGGISVVSTALRNSLDAFIDLTIVYPTENPSFLDLMRGKIRKLKVFVEVIPAPLVPIEENEQFAPMSKKMKRWVDERWALKDDLITKEKQPK, encoded by the coding sequence TTGGGATTAATCATTGCTTATATTTTGTTTCTTTTGAATTTATTGTCGATCATACCAACTATGTATCCACTTTATATCTGGAAGTTGGTGACAACCGGGTCATTGAGGAGATTTGGTGATCGTTTGCTTTTAAAGGTAGGAGAGGCATGGATCGAAAACAACTATCGAATTTCAAGAATGTTATATGGAGTACAATTTGAAGTAATCGGCGAAGGGTATAAAAACTTAAAACAAGACGGAAGTTATATGATTATTTGTAACCACCAATCTTGGTCTGATATTTATATCATCCAGTCAGTTTTAAATCGTAAAATTCCACTGATCCGGTTTTTTATTAAGGATTCATTAAAGTATGTCCCTATTCTCGGGCATGCTTGGCTTGCATTGGATTTCCCTTTTGTCAAAAGAAGTAGTCGAGAACAATTGAAAAAAAATCCAGAACTTGCAACCAAGGATTTGGAGAATGTCAAAAAAGTTTGTGAGAAGTTTGCCGGTATGCCTTTTTCAATTTTAAATTTTCTTGAAGGGCACCGAAGAACACCAGAAAGAGTTCAAAAATTACTAAAGAAAAATCCCTACAAAAATTTACTACGTCCCCATAGTGGGGGAATTTCTGTTGTGTCCACTGCTTTAAGAAATTCGCTTGATGCTTTTATCGATTTAACGATTGTTTATCCAACAGAAAATCCAAGTTTTTTAGATTTGATGCGCGGTAAAATTCGAAAGCTAAAGGTGTTTGTGGAAGTGATCCCAGCTCCTCTTGTGCCAATAGAAGAGAATGAACAGTTTGCACCAATGTCAAAAAAAATGAAACGTTGGGTTGATGAACGTTGGGCTTTAAAAGATGATTTAATCACAAAGGAGAAACAACCAAAATGA